The genome window GGTGCGTAGCCTGTTCGTACGCATAGACAAGTTTTATCAGAACGGGCTCACTGTATGGTCGTCCGAGGAACTGTAAACCAGCGGGTAACGTATCGTACGTAAAGCCCATCGGCACGGAAAAAGCCGGAAAGCCCGTTGGGGGCGACAGCGCGTTATTGTTCGTTCCAGACGGCGTATTGAGATCGCCAATGAGCCGGGGTGGATAACTGAACGACGGATAAACCAGTGCGTCGACCCCTGTTGAATCCATAGCCCGCAGCAGCAACTGGCGCAATCGGGCACGGAGAGCCATGTTTTTTCCCCATCCTTTATGTGCTTCGGGAGCCAGCGTATCGGCATTGGCATCGAGCAGCGTTTTTTCGAGATAGGGATGGAATTGCTTCGATTTGATGATGGACGTTAATGTTTTGTGGGGTGCATTCGGTCCCAGATTTGCCAGATACAGGTTGAAATCGCGTCGTAACTGCGGAATGGTATCAAATGATTTATTGATCGTATCCAGCTCCGGAACCCGTACCGAATCGATGACAATGGCCCCGGCGGCCCGCAGCTCATCCAGTGCCTTGTTGAACAGCGCATAGACCTGCGGATCGGAATTTTTCGGTGTACACAACTGGCGAAATACACCGATCCGGGCGCCTTTCAACCCATTTTTATCCAGAAACTGACGGTAGTTCGCCGGAATTTTACCCTCACTCTGACGAGTAACGGTATCGGCTTTGTCGTAGCCAGCAATTACTTCCAGTACCCGAACGGCATCTTCCACGGTCCGGCAAATGGGCCCGCCCGTGTCGTTGGTCATCGCCAGTGGCGCAATACCATCGCGACTGACGAGCCCCAGCGTAGGCCGGAAACCAACCAGACTTTGGTGCGAAGCTGGTCCGCGAATAGAGCTTCCGGTGTCGGTCCCCAAGCCGATCGTTCCGAAATCAGCCGCAACAGCCGCAGCTGTCCCTCCACTCGAACCAGCCGTTGTTCGCTTGGTATCATACG of Spirosoma agri contains these proteins:
- a CDS encoding amidase family protein; protein product: MARHLLPLLLGLWLLSGVASGQSFKPAQLREATIASLHEAMQNGKLTAVQLVQLYLDRIDAYDKQGPYLNTIILVNPRALAEANRLDSLYKATGKLVGPLHGIPVIVKDNYDTYDLPTTNGTLAMKKSIPPDDAFVVRRIREAGAIIIAKSNLAEFASSGQFSVSSILPGYSRNPYDTKRTTAGSSGGTAAAVAADFGTIGLGTDTGSSIRGPASHQSLVGFRPTLGLVSRDGIAPLAMTNDTGGPICRTVEDAVRVLEVIAGYDKADTVTRQSEGKIPANYRQFLDKNGLKGARIGVFRQLCTPKNSDPQVYALFNKALDELRAAGAIVIDSVRVPELDTINKSFDTIPQLRRDFNLYLANLGPNAPHKTLTSIIKSKQFHPYLEKTLLDANADTLAPEAHKGWGKNMALRARLRQLLLRAMDSTGVDALVYPSFSYPPRLIGDLNTPSGTNNNALSPPTGFPAFSVPMGFTYDTLPAGLQFLGRPYSEPVLIKLVYAYEQATHHRSPPDSTPPLPKKKNKRVLAGRYL